From one Vidua chalybeata isolate OUT-0048 unplaced genomic scaffold, bVidCha1 merged haplotype W_reject_19, whole genome shotgun sequence genomic stretch:
- the LOC128783141 gene encoding toll-like receptor 13, protein MCTPLLVTLVILVMVPAGVSPYGFRNCIQAPWDPGLFRCIQRFLSTVGAAVGDLPSTATSLNLSLNILRQVPPGAFAHLPQLYTLDLTHNQLELLAPGAFWGLSALAHLDLAHNNMSVLATGVFSGLGNLSTLRLDHNPLQKVAPRAFQPLAALSMLWLRDGRLTALEPVAMAVGNLTHLDLLDLCVNMLSTLGPGLPPTLRVLHLCNNSLGALSGATPGVMPPGLRVLDLSYNNISDPAPLARLCLNNLTHLHLAGNPLNVVQLLHVAGISPRQVDMSGLQVGTSGLEYLCQQLRGQQLQKLQLQRIGLTSMPDGALAKCPVLGALDLSGNRLRQLGCIGRLLNQAQHAALHELVAEHNLLQRLPSCNGTPVLRQLHNVSLRFNRILVAGAGAFDNAPALQQLRLDVNELARLDRAALRGLHDLRHLRLDNNLLTDLLPGSFADLHQLEDLNLRNNRVAVLFPGAFKGLDHLQTLDLGGNNLRHLAAKAFQGLPRLCRLYLDRNRLLEVRVAAFQPVQVTLGVLDLRANALRYLSRHLRQLPPFRYLHKLYDLKLQAQQPYGMHVVPQRFFQGLSALRSLYLSQNSLSAIPADAFDDLAQLQYLTLADSNGGMGHLPAGIFKNLSRLRSLNLESAGLRSLGPEVFGNLTQLKELRLAKNGLRTLDVTLATRLPTLRYLDLRKCPLSCSCANAWLPSWLAHGPVQVVYLYNYTCGEMGGASAYLHCFDTRVCYLDMGRYLFAGTAPAVLLLLVLPLLHHHGYWRLRYQLFLLRAWARGRWRREQRRYTYDTFVSYNSGDEQWVLEELVPELERGALRLCLHHRDFRPGRAIVDNIVDAVYNSRRTVCVVSRGYLRSEWCSLEIQMASYRLFDELRDVLVLIFLEDIPEAELSAFHRMRRVLLRRTHLRWPSELPARPLFWAKLRCALRYTSQGSAEITAQS, encoded by the exons ATGTGCACCCCGCTGCTGGTGACACTGGTGATACTGGTGATGGTGCCTGCAGGGGTCTCTCCCTATGGCTTCCGCAACTGCATCCAGGCGCCATGGGACCCTGGGCTGTTCCGCTGCATCCAGCGCTTCCTGAGCACCGTGGGGGCTGCAGTGGGTGACCTCCCCTCCACTGCCACATCCCTCAACCTCTCTCTCAATATCTTGCGCCAGGTGCCCCCTGGTGCCTTTGCCCACCTGCCGCAACTATACACCCTTGATCTGACCCACAACCAGCTGGAACTCCTGGCCCCAGGGGCTTTCTGGGGGCTGTCAGCACTGGCCCACCTAGACCTGGCCCACAACAACATGTCAGTGCTGGCCACAGGTGTGTTCTCTGGGCTGGGCAACCTGAGCACACTGCGGCTGGACCACAATCCGCTACAGAAGGTGGCCCCCAGGGCTTTCCAGCCACTGGCTGCACTCAGCATGCTCTGGCTGCGGGATGGCCGGCTCACCGCACTGGAGCCTGTGGCCATGGCTGTGGGGAATCTGACGCACCTAGACCTGCTCGACCTGTGTGTCAACATGCTGTCAACACTGGGCCCAGGGCTGCCGCCCACACTGAGAGTCCTGCACCTCTGCAACAACTCCCTGGGAGCTCTTTCAGGGGCCACCCCTGGGGTGATGCCCCCAGGGCTGCGTGTGCTCGACCTGTCCTACAACAACATCTCAGACCCTGCACCACTTGCTCGCCTGTGCCTGAACAACCTGACACACCTGCACCTGGCTGGGAACCCGCTGAACgtggtgcagctgctgcacgTAGCTGGAATCTCCCCACGCCAGGTGGACATGTCAGGGCTACAGGTGGGCACAAGCGGCCTGGAAtacctgtgccagcagctgagaggacagcagctgcagaagctgcagctgcagcgCATAGGGCTCACATCAATGCCTGATGGGGCTCTGGCCAAGTGTCCGGTGCTGGGTGCCCTGGATTTATCTGGCAACCGGCTGCGGCAACTGGGCTGCATAGGGAGGCTGCTGAACCAGGCACAGCATGCAGCACTGCATGAGCTGGTGGCTGAGCACAACTTGCTGCAGCGGCTGCCATCGTGCAATGGGACCCCGGTTCTGCGGCAGCTGCACAATGTGTCCCTGCGCTTCAACCGCATCCTAGTGGCTGGTGCGGGTGCTTTTGACAAtgcaccagcactgcagcagctgcggCTGGATGTGAATGAGCTGGCACGGCTGGACCGCGCAGCTCTGCGTGGACTCCATGACCTGCGGCACCTACGCCTTGACAACAACCTGCTCACTGacctcctgcctggctccttTGCTGACCTGCACCAGCTGGAAGACCTCAACCTGCGCAACAACCGTGTGGCCGTGCTCTTCCCTGGCGCCTTCAAGGGGCTTGACCACCTGCAGACCCTTGACCTGGGCGGGAACAACCTGCGGCACTTGGCAGCCAAGGCATTCCAGGGCCTCCCGCGGCTTTGCCGGCTTTACCTGGACCGCAACCGACTGCTGGAGGTGAGAGTGGCTGCATTCCAGCCGGtgcaggtgacactgggtgTGCTGGACCTGCGTGCCAATGCTCTGCGCTACCTGAGCCGACACCTGCGGCAGCTGCCACCTTTCCGCTACCTGCATAAACTCTATGACCTgaagctgcaggcacagcagccatATGGGATGCATGTAGTCCCACAACGCTTCTTCCAGGGCCTCAGTGCCTTGCGCTCGCTCTACCTGTCACAGAATTCGCTCTCGGCCATCCCTGCCGATGCCTTCGAtgacctggcacagctgcagtaCCTGACGCTGGCTGACAGCAATGGTGGGATGGGCCACCTGCCTGCCGGCATTTTCAAGAACCTGAGCCGACTGCGCAGCCTGAACCTGGAGAGTGCAGGACTGCGCAGCCTTGGCCCTGAGGTCTTTGGCAACCTGACACAACTGAAGGAGCTGCGCCTGGCCAAGAATGGGCTGCGTACATTGGATGTGACTCTGGCCACCCGCCTCCCCACCCTGCGCTATCTGGACCTGCGCAAGTGCCCACTGAGTTGCAGCTGTGCCAATGCCTGGCTGCCTTCCTGGCTGGCACATGGGCCCGTGCAGGTGGTCTACCTGTATAACTACACCTGTGGTGAGATGGGTGGGGCCTCCGCATACCTGCATTGCTTTGACACGCGTGTGTGCTACCTGGACATGGGGCGGTACCTGTTTGCAGGAACagcaccagctgtgctgctgctgctagtGCTGCCGCTGCTGCACCACCATGGGTACTGGCGCTTGCGCTaccagctgttcctgctgcGTGCGTGGGCACGTGGGCGCTGGCGGCGGGAGCAGCGGCGCTACACCTATGACACCTTTGTGTCCTACAACTCCGGGGATGAGCAGTGGGTGCTGGAGGAGTTGGTGCCTGAGCTGGAGCGCGGAGCCCTGCGGCTCTGCCTGCACCACCGTGACTTTCGCCCCGGCCGCGCCATAGTGGACAACATTGTGGACGCTGTGTACAACAGCCGGCGCACGGTGTGTGTGGTGAGTCGCGGGTACCTGCGCAGTGAGTGGTGCTCACTGGAGATCCAGATGGCCAGCTATCGCCTCTTTGATGAGCTGCGCGATGTCCTTGTCCTCATCTTCCTTGAGGACATCCCTGAGGCCGAGCTCTCGGCCTTCCACCGCATGCGCCGTGTGCTGCTGCGGCGCACACACCTGCGCTGGCCCTCCGAGCTCCCTGCACGGCCCCTCTTCTGGGCAAAGCTCAGGTGTGCCCTAA GGTACACCTCGCAAGGCAGCGCTGAAATCActgctcagagctga